CGCTAGACGCAAGGTCATCCTCCAGATCGGAAAGCTCTTTTTCCAGATCCAAAATCCGTTCGGCAGCCGCCTCGGCgcgttggatgaggagggtgtggatATGCTAAAAGATtacatcgtcatcatcagcatATATTCAAGACccaagggggaaaaggggcaatACATCAgtctcctccctcctgttcttcaacctctccaccatgaCCACCAGATCCCGTCGCAACTCGTCCGCCTCGGCGGCGATCCGCTCCGTCATTTCCGAGTGCGCCCGGGCGGCTTCCTTGGCTGCTTCGAGGGCTTCGTTTGTGGCTTCGGCTGCTGCGTCGAGTtctggttgggttggggaggagattgaagTAGAGAAAATCTCGCTTGATTTGATCGGGGAGAGGACTGCTGACGGCAGGAgccagggcggtggtgtggttgcgagggcgggggggaggatgagggagcgGCGCagttgggcgagggaggcggagggggagagggtgtcgGGCATTGATTCTATGGactggtggaggttgatgttgctggtgtgGGTGGGGGATTGGTTGCGGTGTTCTTGGACGGAGGAGTGGGCGGTGGTCTCCTGGgagtgttggaggggttCTAGTTCTGATGATAGCCTCCTAGATGTGTTTGGTTTCCTGGGCGAGGTGGCTGAGAGGGCTCTTTCCATTTCGTCTACTTTGGCATGTAAGAtgtcgatggtgtcgaggtcGGCTGTTGGATTTGAAGTTGCTAATCGGTGGAGCAAGCCTTCTAGGCGGTCGACCAGAATCGCTTTGCTGTTTTGGGTGATTTCATCGGTCGGTTGGTCGTGGTCGTAGATAAAACTCTGCTGCAGTCTGTCGGTTTCCCGTTCACAGGGAAGATTTTGCCTCTCCATGACCTCGTCATTCGTATCGCCCTCGCTTTGGTCATCGCCTGCCTGAGCCTGAAAAAGATCCAGCCTGTTCATTACCTCGTTGTTCGTGTCACCCTCACTATGATGATCGTGTTGTTGCTCCCAGATAAGGCCCTGCCTGTCCATGGAGTGCTGATTTGTGTCACCGTCACTTTGATCATCGCCTTCCTGATCCCTGAAAAGGTCCTGCCTGTTCATGACCTGCTCGTTTGTCTCGTCTTCACTTTCACCATGAGGTCGTGGGTTGTAAACAACGCTCTGCCTGTCCACAACCCGCTGCCCCTCCGTTTCACCCTCGCTTTCCTCGTCGGTTCCTTGGTCATAAGCAGGATTTTGCCCATCCCCAAATTCTTGGTCGTCTGACTCCTGctcatccccatcttcaTATTCAGCTCCGTTCTCGCCTTTATCTacttcatcaacctcatcctcctcatcagtcccatcctcctccccatcgtcgtcttcatcctcatcctcatcatcagcctctcTGTCATGGCTGAGAACCTGCCTGCTTTCTCCTCGTGGCTCATCCTTCTCACTCTCATCTTCAAATTTATGGCCGTAGATCTGACTCAATCTCATCATGATGTCTCGCTCACTCCTCTCAGGCCGCTGCTCGTCCTCGACTTCATGATCAACCCCTCGATCATAAATCAGACTCTGCCTATTCataacctccccctcatccctctcatcctcctcatcctcatcatccgcatCATGAGTAATgctcgtctcctcctcaataACCTCCTCATGATGGCCAGCCGACATCCAAGCAGGAACCTTTTGTTGCAGCGGCGATACCATCGGTGGCCCAATCCCAAGATGACCAAGACCCAATCCAACAACACTACTGCTCAGCTGCAAGGGAGATGGCTGTGTTGGAGTCCGAAGATGAGAACCATGCATTGACCGGGAAGTAGATGGTGGGGAAGgtgtgagaagggggggtgttttgggtggtCGGGGAGTGgtggcgggtggtggtgtgtgagacaagacatcatcatcgtgCCTACTGCTGTGAAAACTCGGATGATCCGAATCGTGGGCCAAATCGGTCTTGCTGAGGAGCAAAAAGGACAAAGCGGGGGAGGAAAACGGCGAAAGTGATGAAAGCGATGGTATAGGTTCCCACTCGTCCGTGTTTTCATCGCCCGACATGGTGCTGTCTTTGTTTACAGAAACGGGGTTATTAACACCAGGGCTTGTAAAGTCGTCGTAACGTCGTCAGTTGTTAATGGAAACAGGTTGTCAAGACATTGGTAGTATTCAAAAACTGTCCTCCTCTGATTAACCGCGACAGTTGGATATGATGGATTCACATTGAGGGCGGCATTCACAGGTCGTTGGGTGGTCATCTATGAGAGGCACACCGTACAccacacagcaacaacaccgatGCGGTGGTGAGTTGAGCCAAGCAAATCGTGAGGCTTCAAACGGCTGCCCCACTTTACTGCTTGAGCCAAGACCCGGTCAAGGTCAGCAGTCCAGGTGAGCGACCAAGGTGAACTCCCAGGGTGAGCTCGGTGTAACAGGGCAACCCTCTTCAGCTGATGAGGCTGCTGTCGCCCAGCAATCTTCCGCATGCCCGGGTATGCAGGACCTCTTCTACCGAGCCGTTCGGATGTCGAAATGCGACGGAACAGCGACATATCTCCGACCTGTCTGTCGTCTGATGCCAGCTCATCAACAAGACAGGAGGATCATCGGCTGCTCATCTTGTGAGATATCAACAGTTTGAATGTATGCGCCATATTTGTCGGAAGTCTTTTGTGGGGTTGTTCTCCAAGTCATCTCCAATGCCTGAGTGCTGAATTAAGATCATGATGTCAACTGGAGGTTGAATAACTGCAGATTAATCTTTAGCTGCCAGATGGAACAGATATCCAGCAGGTAGCCGGTGAGGCACCGGCGGGAGCGACAGGAACGAGGCCCCAAGACAAAAACCGTTGCAGGATCCTGAGATTCAGATATTGCAGAGAGAAATCGAGACATGCCAGATATATGTGATACAGACAAGACAAGTGATATCCATGGATTGTGAAGGGGGAgccaagaaggggaaaaCAGATGCCCCGCAGCGGACGGGAGCTTCGATGTGGGGTACAGCAGCACAAATCCGGCTCTGCATCGTCACAGCGGTCCGTCATTATTCAGCTAGCGGGGCGCCACACAACCCATCGggtcaccaccaaaaacccTGGAACGGCCTGTATCCCGGGAAAAGCACATGAACATCTGACACCCCTCccggtacctacctacctacctgacctcgtcttcctcctaCTCCTACTACACcactcaccactcaccacttTCTCTACTCCTACTCCTGACTCTGTCTTGACTCCCGTCCTTGACAGGATTGTTCCTATCCGGCACTTGACTTGTCAACACAGATTGCTATCTCCTACAGGCGGTTACATCACTGAACACCCACTGAAGCCACACTTCAACCGAGAAGCCTCCGGCACACCGGTGCGCTGCGTCATTGGGGAGACAGCTGGATCCGCTTGCCTTGCCTCGGCTGTAGCGAAGTCACAGAagcctctctttctctggGCCCCGGACCCCCGTACCCGTACCGAGAAAGCCGTTGTTGCCCGCCTCGAGTCCACTCTTGTTGCGTCGTCTTTGCCTTGTGAGCGCCTCATGCTGCACCTGCACCACTACCACACAACACACCGCAGCCAGCCCAGCTAGAGACATATCACCACACCAATTGGTCCTCTCTGAGCCGCAGTCATGTCGTGGAAAAAGAGCGAGAAGTTGATGGACACCATCAGGCATTATGCAAGCTTCCCTGCCACCGGGGTAAGCTTGCGCCAGATGGTCCAGTTTGGCGAGAAGCCATCCAGTGGTAAGTTTGTGGAAGCCTCGTCAAGTTCTGTCTTTGTTTTGGTTATCCCATATTCTAAGTAACCCAGGTACCCTATTCCGCGCCTCACAGTTCCTCGCCGAAGAGCTCCCCATACGGCTCGCCCACCGCGTCCAGGAGCTCGAGACGTTGCCCGATGGCCTTAATGAGATGCCAtcggtgaagaaggtggcaGATTGGTATGCGCAGTCGTTCGAGGTATGTTTTTACAGAAGCTGTTGTCGCTTTGTTGTCCTGGGTCTGTTGAGCGAGCGTGTAGGGGGTTAAGAATTGCATGACTCACCAGAAATCTTGTTGGCGTCCAGGAAATCACAACACTACCAAGACCGAACCTCGCCAGAGATGTACGAGAGAGATTAATGAAGCCCGCGCAAATAACcggagggaaaggaaacCAATGGCTGAGCGAGGCGACACCGAACCCAAGCATCGAGGAGGGCCAGTACAACTCGTGGACGCCAGTGTCGCAGCAAAACGCCGTCAACAATGGCTGGTCAAAGGGGAAGTTCCCCGCAACAAGAAGATACTTCGCTATGGTCGACGACACGGGAGACTGGCCGCCCGAGCTGCAGCTTTACAACAAGAGGTTCGCCCAGACGCTGCACCGCATCAAGAGGAGACACGATAGCGTCGTGACCACCATGGCGCAGGGCATCCTTGAGTGGAAGCGCAAGCGGCAACGGATGCAGATCGACAACAATATCCAGTCATTCCTCGATCGCTTCTACATGTCACGCATCGGCATCCGCATGCTGATCGGGCAGCACATCGCCCTGACCGATCAGAGCCACTACCGGGACCCGTCCTATGTCGGTATTATCTGCACCAAGACGTATGTCAAGGACTTGGCTCAGGAAGCCATCGAGAACGCGCGTTTTGTCTGCGAGGACCACTACGGCCTGTTCGAGGCGCCCAAGATCCAGCTCGTGTGCAATCCTAACTTGAACTTTATGTACGTGCCTGGGCACCTGTCGCACATGCTCTTTGAAACGCTCAAGAACTCGCTGCGTGCGGTTGTCGAGACGCACGGCCAGGACAAGCAGGAGTTTCCCGTCACGAAGGTGATTGTggccgagggcaaggaggaTATCACGATCAAGGTTTCGGACGAGGGCGGCGGTATACCGCGCAGCTCGATCCCGCTTGTTTGGACGTACATGTACACCACTGTCGACAGGACACCAAACCTGGACCCTGATTTCGACAAGAGCGACTTTAAGGCTCCCATGGCGGGTTTTGGATATGGGTTGCCGATAAGTCGTCTGTACGCGAGGTATTTCGGTGGGGACCTTAAGCTGATCAGCATGGAAGGGTATGTTCATtttcttcccccttttcaacTGTCACAACATACTAATTTCGGCCAACAGCTACGGCACAGACGTctacctccacctcaaccgccTGTCCAGCTCGTCGGAGCCACTCCAATAGCAACCAGTCGTCATGAGGGGTGCTAGAACAACATCCCAAGGATTGACGCTGCCGATGCGGTATATCATGCGCAAGCGCCTCAAGAGCCCAGAGCAGCTCGAGGTGACGGAAAGGAGGCAGGTCGGCGACGCCGAGGCTACTATTAATCCCAGTGGGGGCGTTGCTGATAATGCTTGGTTGAGCGGACGGGGGAGGGACAGTGAGCTCTAGGTGGTGATCTGGTTCCTTTAGCCCTGTCTGCGAGGCTGTCTGCCATTTTGGGGGTGGCATGATATTcatgtttttttctttctttttttgggtATCAGGGAGATTTCATGGaatggaagggaaggagagggcggggggCGTTATATGGGTGGGATATGTTATCGCAAACACACGcgcacgcacacacacacacacaaaacgcTATATTTTTATGGCATGCATGGAAGGGGAGTTGAGAGCAGCAAACCAATGCCAAAGGGGGAGAAAGGATGGGCAGAATACGATTTAAGTCCGCCTTGTCttgtgaaaaggggggggagtgtCTCTTTTGTCGAAAGTTTCATTGAGGGGGGAAGAGTCACTCGCTGGAATGACTCACTAAAAGGGTGAGAGAGTGACGGGAAGTTTCAAAGTTTGAAGtcggaaagagagagaggcaagAGAGAGTAGTAGAATACCCCTTTTTTATCTTATGGTCATTGAAACAAAGTTGGATCCCAAAGTTGGCAAGGAGTAGTAGCAAGGTATAGTAAAGGAAGGAATATATGGAAATATGAACAAGAAATATTTCCACGATTCTTACATGACAAAAATGCGATGAGTGGAATTTTGATATGTATCAATTCCATGCCTGGCTTGGTTCAAAAACATGGACTCTTCACCTCAAGAGAAACACCTCCCAAATCATAAACACAACCCAACCTGGTTCGCTTGCAATCTATCGCTTTCCTTCCCCATTatcacccccccctctctctctgacTCTAAGCCTTGTAAAGAATATCCAAAAAACCCCTCGCCAACTCGACAACAACACTCTTGTTCGGCAGGCTCCCCGCAACCCCATAAAGCGCAGCGCtatccccacctcctcccctttgccccttcccctccgccaccctcgcccgttccttttccttctcctgctccaccaccgcctccagatCCGCTGCGAGCTTCTCCCACACTTTCACAATCGGCAGCGTGAGCGCGACATGAATAGCAGGCGGGTTCTGCAGCGCATTCAAATGCCACCCCTTGGCCGACATCCCGTCGGCAATGTCATAAATATTCAGCGTCTTGCTCTTAAACGCAATAACTGACACCAACGGGTTGCCCAAGATCTCCAGCTCTTGCGCCAGAACAGGAGACGTGGTAGTGATGTGAGCGATAAGTTTTTTAGTCGCGCCAACAATTTCAATGCAAGATTGGAGATACCCGTCCTCACCGGTCGACATCAAACTAGCCCAGCACCCCGCAATGAGGGCGCCAGGACGGGAGCCGGCGATGCCAGGGGAGGCGTACACACCGCCCGACCAGGCTGGATCGACGTAGTACTGGTAACTCCTGAGCTGCTGCGTCCGGTAGAGGACGGTGCTGTTCCCCTTGGGCGCGAACCCGTACTTGTGCGTGTCGCAAGAGATGGACGTCACGCCCTTGAGTCTAAAGTCGAATGGCTGGGTTTCGAACCCCGCTCGGGAGAGGAACGGCACCAGAAAGCTGCCAAGGCAGCAGTCGACGTGCAGGGGAACAGACTTTTTGACTGCCAGTTTGGACAGGGCGGCGATGTCGTCGATGATGCCGTGTGGGAAGTTGGGGGCTGACCCGACCAGGAGAATAgtgttggagttgatgagCCGGGCGATGGCGCGGGTGTCGGCTTGGTAGGTTGGTGCTGGGCAGGCAACCAGGTGGGTTTTGATCTTGAAGTAGAGACCTGCCTTGCGGAAGGCGACGTGGGCTGTTTCGGGGAGGATCCTAGTGGGGGTTAGAGAAGGGGGTGATCGATGGGGAATGGATAGGGGGGCGTACATCTCAGGCTCAGTAACACCCCTCTCGACGTATGCCTTCTGCCTCGCACTCAAACAAGCCATCAAAATCGACTCTGTCCCTCCACTGGTGCTCACACCCGCCGCCCCAGCAGGCGCGTTAAACAGCCCCagcaccatcgccaccacctcggcctccatcttcctcaccccaGGGAAAACATCCGGATGAATAGGATTGGCCACGGTAAACTTCCCATACGCCTCCGTCTGCAGCTTCAgcagctcatcctcgccatgaTAGACCGCGCCCGAAACAAACCCGTCCTCCCAGCGAGTGTGGTCCATATCCGCCAGCGTCTGCAACTCCTTCCGGACGGCATCCTGGTCCCATCCTTCTTTCGGCAGCATGAGATAGCGAGTCGCATTGAGCGGTACGAGTTTTGTCTGGAGTTTTCCCACTGCTTCATCGACCTGTTTCTTGACTTGGTTTCGCACGCCGGGCATCCGGAGGAAGTAACCGTACAGAATGCGGCGGAGGTCGACGTAAAGCTCGACGATGGTGCCGATGAGGCCGCGGCCTTTGAGTTTCCATAGAACGCGACGGGTCCagcggaggacgaagaggaagaagattaGGTTGCGGgctctgttgttgttggagagggtttgTCAGTTGTGGAGGTTGGCGCAAGATGGTAGGTAGGTTGGTttggaggccgagcttggCAATGATATGCAACGCTCGGGGCGGGATGTTATGTGAAAGTTGGAGTGTGGCAGCTTGCATCACAGAGTTGCGTGCTTGGTATAAACCGATTCTCCCGAGATAGGTAGAAAGGGGACAtgagaaaagagggaaaaaatTCACTGACA
This window of the Podospora pseudoanserina strain CBS 124.78 chromosome 3, whole genome shotgun sequence genome carries:
- a CDS encoding hypothetical protein (EggNog:ENOG503P87K), with the protein product MSGDENTDEWEPIPSLSSLSPFSSPALSFLLLSKTDLAHDSDHPSFHSSRHDDDVLSHTPPPATTPRPPKTPPLLTPSPPSTSRSMHGSHLRTPTQPSPLQLSSSVVGLGLGHLGIGPPMVSPLQQKVPAWMSAGHHEEVIEEETSITHDADDEDEEDERDEGEVMNRQSLIYDRGVDHEVEDEQRPERSERDIMMRLSQIYGHKFEDESEKDEPRGESRQVLSHDREADDEDEDEDDDGEEDGTDEEDEVDEVDKGENGAEYEDGDEQESDDQEFGDGQNPAYDQGTDEESEGETEGQRVVDRQSVVYNPRPHGESEDETNEQVMNRQDLFRDQEGDDQSDGDTNQHSMDRQGLIWEQQHDHHSEGDTNNEVMNRLDLFQAQAGDDQSEGDTNDEVMERQNLPCERETDRLQQSFIYDHDQPTDEITQNSKAILVDRLEGLLHRLATSNPTADLDTIDILHAKVDEMERALSATSPRKPNTSRRLSSELEPLQHSQETTAHSSVQEHRNQSPTHTSNINLHQSIESMPDTLSPSASLAQLRRSLILPPALATTPPPWLLPSAVLSPIKSSEIFSTSISSPTQPELDAAAEATNEALEAAKEAARAHSEMTERIAAEADELRRDLVVMVERLKNRREETDHIHTLLIQRAEAAAERILDLEKELSDLEDDLASSESELRHLRLKLRAVETLVGEFVDPDETDPELFRCIENWKEDWRVVRERMRERKRGRKERRTRLRRREMMGVGNEEVEEGEEEGESTLTSLGGVGMGEQGKGL
- the PDK2 gene encoding [Pyruvate dehydrogenase (acetyl-transferring)] kinase isozyme 2 (COG:T; EggNog:ENOG503NUN3); protein product: MSWKKSEKLMDTIRHYASFPATGVSLRQMVQFGEKPSSGTLFRASQFLAEELPIRLAHRVQELETLPDGLNEMPSVKKVADWYAQSFEEITTLPRPNLARDVRERLMKPAQITGGKGNQWLSEATPNPSIEEGQYNSWTPVSQQNAVNNGWSKGKFPATRRYFAMVDDTGDWPPELQLYNKRFAQTLHRIKRRHDSVVTTMAQGILEWKRKRQRMQIDNNIQSFLDRFYMSRIGIRMLIGQHIALTDQSHYRDPSYVGIICTKTYVKDLAQEAIENARFVCEDHYGLFEAPKIQLVCNPNLNFMYVPGHLSHMLFETLKNSLRAVVETHGQDKQEFPVTKVIVAEGKEDITIKVSDEGGGIPRSSIPLVWTYMYTTVDRTPNLDPDFDKSDFKAPMAGFGYGLPISRLYARYFGGDLKLISMEGYGTDVYLHLNRLSSSSEPLQ
- the DPL1 gene encoding Dihydrosphingosine phosphate lyase (COG:E; EggNog:ENOG503NXZ8), producing the protein MPGTSRMPVSLREGFNNVRNRSRAGSPLALGMLNLDLARNLIFFLFVLRWTRRVLWKLKGRGLIGTIVELYVDLRRILYGYFLRMPGVRNQVKKQVDEAVGKLQTKLVPLNATRYLMLPKEGWDQDAVRKELQTLADMDHTRWEDGFVSGAVYHGEDELLKLQTEAYGKFTVANPIHPDVFPGVRKMEAEVVAMVLGLFNAPAGAAGVSTSGGTESILMACLSARQKAYVERGVTEPEMILPETAHVAFRKAGLYFKIKTHLVACPAPTYQADTRAIARLINSNTILLVGSAPNFPHGIIDDIAALSKLAVKKSVPLHVDCCLGSFLVPFLSRAGFETQPFDFRLKGVTSISCDTHKYGFAPKGNSTVLYRTQQLRSYQYYVDPAWSGGVYASPGIAGSRPGALIAGCWASLMSTGEDGYLQSCIEIVGATKKLIAHITTTSPVLAQELEILGNPLVSVIAFKSKTLNIYDIADGMSAKGWHLNALQNPPAIHVALTLPIVKVWEKLAADLEAVVEQEKEKERARVAEGKGQRGGGGDSAALYGVAGSLPNKSVVVELARGFLDILYKA